A stretch of DNA from Heteronotia binoei isolate CCM8104 ecotype False Entrance Well unplaced genomic scaffold, APGP_CSIRO_Hbin_v1 ptg001143l, whole genome shotgun sequence:
agcaactttaaagttcctttttttccacctcttccctttACAAGTGGAAGCAGGTCTCAAATCCAGCGGGACCTGCCCGTATCTGACACCAGACCTGCCTCACCTGGAGCTTTGAGTGATGATACATCCAGCGCAGAGCAGCTGAGGTCATACTTGGTGGGTTTGATCCGTACACCTCGTGGAGCGCCTTTTCAACCAAGGCTACACCTTGGAAATGATGCTCCTTCCAGTACCTGTGCAGGAGGGATCGTATTTCAGATTTCTTATAACGCAAGTCAGTATTCTTCAGTTTCCCAACACGCTCTCCATTGGCTCACAGCTGCTGTCAGCAATGAACTCACCTGTCCCTGTAGATTTGGGCCCAGTCATTGCCGAAAAACCTGCCCGTTGGCTGCTGACTCTGGTCTTTGTCTGTGTATTTGTatttcccagtcaaaaggcctcCTGTGGAGATTCAGGAACGACCATTACAGC
This window harbors:
- the LOC132590908 gene encoding aflatoxin B1 aldehyde reductase member 3-like — translated: ISTGGLLTGKYKYTDKDQSQQPTGRFFGNDWAQIYRDRYWKEHHFQGVALVEKALHEVYGSNPPSMTSAALRWMYHHSKLQAARGDAVIIGMSTMEQLQENLKCSEEGALQAGVVEAFEKAWHLNAHECPNYFR